The proteins below come from a single Falco peregrinus isolate bFalPer1 chromosome Z, bFalPer1.pri, whole genome shotgun sequence genomic window:
- the VCP gene encoding transitional endoplasmic reticulum ATPase, with the protein MASGSDSKVDDLSTAILKQKNRPNRLIVDEAINEDNSVVSLSQAKMDELQLFRGDTVLLKGKKRREAVCIVLSDDTCSDEKIRMNRVVRNNLRVRLGDVISIQPCPDVKYGKRIHVLPIDDTVEGITGNLFEVYLKPYFLEAYRPIRKGDIFLVRGGMRAVEFKVVETDPSPYCIVAPDTVIHCEGEPIKREDEEESLNEVGYDDIGGCRKQLAQIKEMVELPLRHPALFKAIGVKPPRGILLYGPPGTGKTLIARAVANETGAFFFLINGPEIMSKLAGESESNLRKAFEEAEKNAPAIIFIDELDAIAPKREKTHGEVERRIVSQLLTLMDGLKQRAHVIVMAATNRPNSIDPALRRFGRFDREVDIGIPDATGRLEILQIHTKNMKLADDVDLEQVANETHGHVGADLAALCSEAALQAIRKKMDLIDLEDETIDAEVMNSLAVTMDDFRWALSQSNPSALRETVVEVPQVTWEDIGGLEDVKRELQELVQYPVEHPDKFLKFGMTPSKGVLFYGPPGCGKTLLAKAIANECQANFISIKGPELLTMWFGESEANVREIFDKARQAAPCVLFFDELDSIAKARGGNIGDGGGAADRVINQILTEMDGMSTKKNVFIIGATNRPDIIDPAILRPGRLDQLIYIPLPDEKSRVAILKANLRKSPVAKDVDLDFLAKMTNGFSGADLTEICQRACKLAIRESIESEIRRERERQTNPSAMEVEEDDPVPEIRRDHFEEAMRFARRSVSDNDIRKYEMFAQTLQQSRGFGSFRFPSGSQGGAGPSQGTGGGSGGNVYSEDNDDDLYG; encoded by the exons ATGGCCTCAGGATCAGA ttctaaAGTGGATGATTTATCGACTGCTATTCTGAAGCAGAAGAACAGGCCCAATCGGTTAATTGTTGATGAGGCCATCAACGAAGACAACAGTGTTGTGTCACTGTCCCAG GCAAAAATGGACGAGTTGCAGCTGTTCAGAGGGGACACTGTCCTgctaaaaggaaagaagaggagagaagcaGTCTGTATTGTTCTGTCAGATGACACCTGCTCAGATGAGAAGATCCGCATGAATAGGGTTGTTCGAAACAACCTGAGAGTGCGCCTGGGTGATGTAATCAG CATCCAGCCTTGCCCTGATGTGAAATACGGTAAACGTATCCATGTGCTTCCAATTGATGACACGGTAGAAGGGATCACGGGGAATCTGTTTGAGGTCTATCTCAAGCCGTACTTCCTGGAAGCGTACAGGCCCATCAGGAAAG GTGACATCTTCCTGGTGCGTGGAGGGATGCGTGCAGTGGAGTTCAAAGTGGTGGAGACAGATCCAAGTCCATACTGCATAGTGGCTCCGGACACAGTGATCCATTGTGAAGGAGAGCCGATCAAACGAGAG GATGAAGAGGAGTCACTGAATGAAGTGGGGTATGATGATATTGGTGGTTGCCGGAAGCAGCTGGCTCAAATCAAAGAGATGGTGGAACTTCCCCTCCGACACCCTGCCCTCTTCAAAGCCATAGGAGTGAAG CCTCCACGTGGGATCCTACTGTATGGTCCTCCTGGCACTGGTAAAACACTGATTGCCCGAGCAGTAGCCAATGAAACAGgggctttcttcttcctgataAATG gtcCTGAGATCATGAGCAAGCTGGCTGGTGAGTCTGAGAGCAATCTGAGGAAAGCCTttgaagaagcagagaagaatgCTCCTGCCATTATCTTCATTGATGAACTGGATGCCATTGCTCCTAAGAGAGAGAAG ACACATGGGGAGGTGGAACGTCGCATAGTGTCTCAGCTGTTGACTCTTATGGACGGACTGAAACAGAGAGCGCATGTGATCGTTATGGCAGCTACCAACAGACCTAATAGCATTGACCCAGCACTCAGGCGATTTG GTCGTTTTGACAGAGAGGTAGATATCGGTATCCCAGATGCCACCGGGCGCCTGGAGATCCTGCAGATCCACacaaaaaatatgaaactgGCTGATGATGTGGATCTGGAACAG GTGGCAAACGAGACCCATGGCCATGTTGGTGCTGACTTGGCTGCTCTTTGCTCAGAAGCTGCCCTTCAGGCTATCCGAAAGAAGATGGATCTCATAGACCTAGAAGATGAAACCATCGATGCAGAAGTGATGAACTCACTGGCTGTGACAATGGATGACTTCAGG TGGGCTCTGAGCCAGAGCAACCCGTCTGCTCTTCGGGAGACTGTGGTGGAGGTGCCACAAGTTACCTGGGAAGATATTGGTGGTCTAGAGGACGTAAAGAGAGAACTCCAGGAGCTTGTACAA TATCCTGTGGAGCACCCAGACAAGTTCCTTAAATTTGGTATGACCCCATCAAAAGGGGTTCTGTTCTATGGGCCACCTGGTTGTGGTAAGACGCTGCTGGCCAAAGCCATTGCCAACGAATGCCAGGCAAACTTCATTTCCATCAAGGGGCCAGAATTGCTCACCATGTGGTTTGGCGAGTCTGAAGCCAACGTGCGTGAGATCTTTGACAAG GCCCGCCAAGCAGCCCCTTGTGTGCTCTTCTTTGATGAGCTGGACTCCATCGCAAAGGCTCGAGGTGGGAATattggtgatggtggtggtgctgcAGACCGTGTCATCAACCAGATCCTGACTGAGATGGATGGCATGTCCACCAAAAAGAATGTCTTCATCATTGGAGCCACCAACAGGCCAGACATCATTGACCCAGCCATCCTGCGCCCCGGCCGCCTGGATCAGCTCATCTACATCCCCCTGCCTGATGAGAAGTCTCGGGTTGCTATTCTTAAGGCCAACCTGAGGAAATCACCAGTTGCCAAG GATGTTGACCTGGATTTCCTAGCTAAGATGACCAATGGCTTTTCGGGGGCTGACTTGACAGAAATTTGCCAGCGTGCCTGCAAACTGGCCATTCGTGAGTCCATTGAGAGTGAGATCAGGCGAGAACGCGAGAGGCAAACCAACCCTTCTGCCATG gaagTGGAGGAGGATGACCCGGTTCCTGAGATACGCAGGGATCACTTTGAGGAGGCCATGCGCTTTGCTCGCCGCTCTGTCAGTGACAACGACATCAGGAAATACGAGATGTTTGCACAGACTCTACAGCAGAGCCGTGGCTTTGGCAGCTTCAG GTTCCCGTCGGGCAGCCAGGGCGGTGCTGGTCCGAGCCAAGGCACAGGAGGTGGCAGCGGGGGCAACGTGTACAGTGAAGACAACGATGATGATCTCTACGGTTAA
- the FANCG gene encoding Fanconi anemia group G protein isoform X1: MKRRRGLSPEPGCLRAWAAENRARAERWRAAWSAGHGETAAQEVRQQRAGFGQLLRRMRGLPAALPTLPLELTVLCNSLLFTVGASESAIKGEAEGIRQGLLRVLEACGACGQDLSTEELWQKVLQEVTVKELQAPLQHLRALQAAWWLAASRLGSVAGLFRLLSNTEDPGRAHCSKDENKLLSLLKAWQAPTERASLPLVQSTRHLKEILCTAVAFLQGLQELEAGNFTTALSLLQEAAGGFCSKRVLAQIYTCLGCCAQRMGKPQTALQHLKRALQVDFQCLPALSHAAEVYHELGETDVELQALALLYEALEKNPPAAASCSPYFLIRIELLVHTPILASLLCHRHPSEVKYLLAQRCLQEGRVADAVEHYLDFLALLQEGLQQQVPLNSSSALPRIPVVFLEAASALEQAGRHEDAITVCEEVISRTTRLILRVFQVEEPECPSPGAGLTGGLLSQKKESLCCLAWRAAGYLHQGWAWAKMGKSKEAITQFSRCLGDLCRVQLCGFGVEPAEDPLPEVEVLQKIRFLSLTGRGMQFLELGRHKEALLDFQHGLQISPGDPTAASYLVQTLWKLNRKQEAAARWQKSSHSPPGEDGQQEGQRRPFPLYLVSCLKQTMFPHSESLARSIQDYLETTSQDPLS; the protein is encoded by the exons aTGAAGCGGCGGCGCGGGCTGTCCCCGGAGCCGGGCTGCCTGCGGGCCTGGGCCGCCGAGAACCGGGCCCGGGCCGAGCGCTGGCGG GCGGCGTGGAGCGCGGGGCACGGCGAAACGGCGGCGCAGGAGGTGCGGCAGCAGCGGGCTGGCTTCGGGCAGCTGCTCCGGAGGATGCGGG GGCTGCCGgctgccctccccaccctgcctctGGAGCTTACCGTCCTCTGCAACTCCCTGCTTTTTACTGTGGGAGCTTCTGAGTCTGCCAtcaaaggagaagcagaaggaatACGCCAGGGGCTCCTCAGGG ttctggAGGCTTGTGGGGCCTGTGGCCAGGACCTTAGCACTGAGGAGCTGTGGCAGAAAGTGCTGCAGGAGGTAACCGTGAAGGAGCTGCAGGCACCTCTGCAACATCTGAGGGCCCTGCAAGCAGCATGGTGGCTGGCAGCCAGCCGCCTGGGAAGCGTTGCTGGCCTCTTCAGGCTCCTGAGCAACACTGAG GACCCAGGAAGAGCTCACTGCAGCAAGGACGAGAACAAACTCCTCTCTCTGCTTAAGGCATGGCAAGCACCTACTGAGAGGGCCTCCCTGCCCCTTGTACAGAGCACCAGGCACTTGAAAGAGATCCTCTGCACCGCAGTGGCCTTCTTGCAAG ggctgcaggagctggaggctgggaaCTTCACCActgccctctccctccttcaggaggctgcaggaggaTTCTGCTCCAAGAGAGTCCTGGCCCAGATCTATACCTGTCTCGGCTGCTGTGCTCAACGAATG GGCAAGCCTCAAACAGCCCTTCAGCACCTGAAACGGGCCCTCCAGGTAGACTTCCAGTGCCTTCCCGCCCTGTCCCACGCGGCAGAGGTGTACCATGAGCTGGGGGAGACCGACGTGGAGCTGCaggccctggctctgctctaTGAG gctctggaaaaaaaccctccagcagctgcttcctgTAGTCCGTATTTCCTAATCAGAATAGAGCTTCTGGTCCACACACCAATACTAGCTTCTCTCCTTTGCCATCGCCATCCCTCTGAAGTGAAGTACCTGCTGGCACAGCGGTGTCTCCAGGAAGGGAG GGTGGCTGATGCAGTGGAACATTACCTGGATTTTTTGGCTCTGCTTcaggaggggctgcagcagcag GTGCCCTTAAATAGTagctcagctctgcccaggATCCCCGTGGTGTTCCTGGAAGCAGCATCTGCCTTGGAGCAGGCTGGGAGGCATGAGGACGCCATAACTGTGTGTGAGGAGGTCATCAGCCGGACAACTCGCCTCATCCTACGGGTGTTTCAAGTGGAGGAACCAGAGTGCCCATCGCCAGGGGCAGGGCTGACAGGTGGCCTCCTGTCCCAGAAGAAGGAGAGtctctgctgccttgcctggagagcagctggatacctgcaccagggctgggcGTGGGCCAAAATGGGCAAGAGCAAGGAGGCAATAACGCAATTCAGCAG GTGCCTTGGCGATCTCTGTCGAGTCCagctttgtgggtttggtgTGGAACCAGCAG AGGATCCCCTGCCAGAAGTGGAGGTGCTCCAGAAGATCAGGTTTCTCTCTCTCACTGGGCGAGGTATGCAGTTCCTGGAGCTGGGGAGGCACAAGGAAGCCTTGTTGGATTTCCAGCACGGCTTGCAGATCTCACCAG GTGACCCAACTGCTGCCTCTTACCTGGTGCAGACCTTGTGGAAACTGAACCGAAAGCAGGAGGCGGCTGCTCGCTGGCAGAAGTCgtcccacagcccccctggGGAGGATGGGCAGCAGGAAGGGCAGAGAAG ACCCTTCCCTTTGTACCTGGTTTCGTGTCTGAAGCAGACGATGTTCCCACACAGTGAATCTCTTGCTAGAAGCATACAGGATTACCTGGAGACTACGAGCCAGGACCCCCTGAGCTAA
- the FANCG gene encoding Fanconi anemia group G protein isoform X2, with the protein MKRRRGLSPEPGCLRAWAAENRARAERWRAAWSAGHGETAAQEVRQQRAGFGQLLRRMRGLPAALPTLPLELTVLCNSLLFTVGASESAIKGEAEGIRQGLLRVLEACGACGQDLSTEELWQKVLQEVTVKELQAPLQHLRALQAAWWLAASRLGSVAGLFRLLSNTEDPGRAHCSKDENKLLSLLKAWQAPTERASLPLVQSTRHLKEILCTAVAFLQGLQELEAGNFTTALSLLQEAAGGFCSKRVLAQIYTCLGCCAQRMGKPQTALQHLKRALQVDFQCLPALSHAAEVYHELGETDVELQALALLYEALEKNPPAAASCSPYFLIRIELLVHTPILASLLCHRHPSEVKYLLAQRCLQEGRVADAVEHYLDFLALLQEGLQQQVPLNSSSALPRIPVVFLEAASALEQAGRHEDAITVCEEVISRTTRLILRVFQVEEPECPSPGAGLTGGLLSQKKESLCCLAWRAAGYLHQGWAWAKMGKSKEAITQFSRCLGDLCRVQLCGFGVEPAGSPARSGGAPEDQVSLSHWARYAVPGAGEAQGSLVGFPARLADLTR; encoded by the exons aTGAAGCGGCGGCGCGGGCTGTCCCCGGAGCCGGGCTGCCTGCGGGCCTGGGCCGCCGAGAACCGGGCCCGGGCCGAGCGCTGGCGG GCGGCGTGGAGCGCGGGGCACGGCGAAACGGCGGCGCAGGAGGTGCGGCAGCAGCGGGCTGGCTTCGGGCAGCTGCTCCGGAGGATGCGGG GGCTGCCGgctgccctccccaccctgcctctGGAGCTTACCGTCCTCTGCAACTCCCTGCTTTTTACTGTGGGAGCTTCTGAGTCTGCCAtcaaaggagaagcagaaggaatACGCCAGGGGCTCCTCAGGG ttctggAGGCTTGTGGGGCCTGTGGCCAGGACCTTAGCACTGAGGAGCTGTGGCAGAAAGTGCTGCAGGAGGTAACCGTGAAGGAGCTGCAGGCACCTCTGCAACATCTGAGGGCCCTGCAAGCAGCATGGTGGCTGGCAGCCAGCCGCCTGGGAAGCGTTGCTGGCCTCTTCAGGCTCCTGAGCAACACTGAG GACCCAGGAAGAGCTCACTGCAGCAAGGACGAGAACAAACTCCTCTCTCTGCTTAAGGCATGGCAAGCACCTACTGAGAGGGCCTCCCTGCCCCTTGTACAGAGCACCAGGCACTTGAAAGAGATCCTCTGCACCGCAGTGGCCTTCTTGCAAG ggctgcaggagctggaggctgggaaCTTCACCActgccctctccctccttcaggaggctgcaggaggaTTCTGCTCCAAGAGAGTCCTGGCCCAGATCTATACCTGTCTCGGCTGCTGTGCTCAACGAATG GGCAAGCCTCAAACAGCCCTTCAGCACCTGAAACGGGCCCTCCAGGTAGACTTCCAGTGCCTTCCCGCCCTGTCCCACGCGGCAGAGGTGTACCATGAGCTGGGGGAGACCGACGTGGAGCTGCaggccctggctctgctctaTGAG gctctggaaaaaaaccctccagcagctgcttcctgTAGTCCGTATTTCCTAATCAGAATAGAGCTTCTGGTCCACACACCAATACTAGCTTCTCTCCTTTGCCATCGCCATCCCTCTGAAGTGAAGTACCTGCTGGCACAGCGGTGTCTCCAGGAAGGGAG GGTGGCTGATGCAGTGGAACATTACCTGGATTTTTTGGCTCTGCTTcaggaggggctgcagcagcag GTGCCCTTAAATAGTagctcagctctgcccaggATCCCCGTGGTGTTCCTGGAAGCAGCATCTGCCTTGGAGCAGGCTGGGAGGCATGAGGACGCCATAACTGTGTGTGAGGAGGTCATCAGCCGGACAACTCGCCTCATCCTACGGGTGTTTCAAGTGGAGGAACCAGAGTGCCCATCGCCAGGGGCAGGGCTGACAGGTGGCCTCCTGTCCCAGAAGAAGGAGAGtctctgctgccttgcctggagagcagctggatacctgcaccagggctgggcGTGGGCCAAAATGGGCAAGAGCAAGGAGGCAATAACGCAATTCAGCAG GTGCCTTGGCGATCTCTGTCGAGTCCagctttgtgggtttggtgTGGAACCAGCAG GATCCCCTGCCAGAAGTGGAGGTGCTCCAGAAGATCAGGTTTCTCTCTCTCACTGGGCGAGGTATGCAGTTCCTGGAGCTGGGGAGGCACAAGGAAGCCTTGTTGGATTTCCAGCACGGCTTGCAGATCTCACCAG GTGA